In a genomic window of Xylophilus rhododendri:
- a CDS encoding TonB-dependent receptor encodes MQNRPASALTPLAVAAFLTLAAAATQAQTAAGSASTTGTLQTVTVNASADASAEGLSKPYAGGQVARGGRIGFLGTQDYMDTPFAVTSYTNELIQNQQARSVADVLKNDPSVRVARGFGNFQESYFIRGFLLGSDEIAYNGLYSLLPRQYVASELFERVEVLRGASTFLTGAAPGGGGIGGTINLMPKRAGNEDLNQVNLSTGTGGQKGAGVDLSRRFGPDGATGVRLNAAHHEGGTGVDREQAKLDVFAVGLDWHSRDLRLSADIGYQNNKLSQTRTNVTPGVGLTSIPRAPDSTANWAQPWSYSNERDTFGTLRAEYDFNSQVTGWAAYGGRRSTEANSLANLTVNDASTGAGTTYRADNYRKDDVDSAEAGLRARLQTGAVGHTLVASASTYRLDSRNAYAWSPIGGLATNLYSAPGLAMPATTGFTGGVLSNPLTTTRNQFDSFAIGDTLSFLDDTVLLTLGVRHQSIDTRGYNYNTGAQTDSYDKSRTSPVVGGVWKLRKDVSVYANYIESLAAATAAPSTAVNVGQLFSPYVSKQKEIGVKYDGGTLGAGAAYFTTKKPSGYLDPTSKIYSVAGEDRHQGVELTAFGEPMRGLKVLGGVTFLDAKQESTAGGATNGKKVIGVPDAQANIGVEWAIPGVRGLAVDSQLITTGKFYADAANTLKVPGWTRLDLGVRYTTEVMGRAVTLRGRINNVADRSYWASAGGYSGNGYLVLGAPRTAVLSATFDF; translated from the coding sequence ATGCAAAACCGTCCCGCATCCGCCCTCACGCCCCTGGCCGTCGCCGCCTTCCTGACGCTGGCCGCCGCCGCCACCCAAGCCCAGACCGCCGCCGGCTCCGCGTCCACCACCGGCACGCTGCAGACCGTCACCGTGAACGCCTCGGCCGACGCCTCCGCCGAAGGCCTGAGCAAGCCCTACGCCGGCGGCCAGGTGGCGCGCGGCGGCCGCATCGGTTTCCTGGGCACCCAGGACTACATGGACACCCCCTTCGCCGTCACCAGCTACACCAACGAGCTGATCCAGAACCAGCAGGCCCGCAGCGTGGCCGACGTGCTGAAGAACGATCCCTCGGTGCGGGTGGCGCGCGGCTTCGGCAACTTCCAGGAGTCCTACTTCATCCGCGGCTTCCTGCTGGGCTCCGACGAGATCGCCTACAACGGCCTCTACAGCCTGCTGCCGCGCCAGTACGTGGCCTCCGAGCTGTTCGAGCGGGTCGAAGTGCTGCGCGGCGCCAGCACCTTCCTGACCGGCGCGGCCCCGGGCGGCGGCGGCATCGGCGGCACCATCAACCTGATGCCCAAGCGTGCCGGCAACGAGGACCTCAACCAGGTCAACCTCAGCACCGGCACCGGCGGCCAGAAGGGCGCGGGCGTGGACCTGTCCCGCCGCTTCGGACCGGACGGCGCCACCGGCGTGCGCCTGAACGCGGCCCACCACGAAGGCGGCACCGGCGTTGATCGTGAACAGGCCAAGCTCGACGTGTTCGCCGTGGGCCTGGACTGGCACAGCCGCGACCTGCGCCTGTCGGCCGACATCGGCTACCAGAACAACAAGCTCTCGCAGACCCGCACCAACGTCACGCCGGGTGTCGGCCTGACCAGCATCCCGCGCGCCCCCGACAGCACCGCCAACTGGGCGCAGCCCTGGTCCTATTCCAACGAGCGCGACACCTTCGGCACCCTGCGCGCCGAATACGACTTCAACTCCCAGGTCACCGGCTGGGCCGCCTACGGCGGACGCCGCAGCACCGAAGCCAACTCCCTGGCCAACCTCACGGTGAACGACGCCAGCACCGGCGCCGGCACCACCTACCGCGCCGACAACTACCGCAAGGACGATGTCGACAGCGCCGAAGCCGGCCTGCGCGCCAGGCTGCAGACCGGCGCGGTCGGCCACACCCTGGTCGCCTCGGCCTCCACCTACCGCCTCGATTCGCGCAATGCCTACGCCTGGAGCCCCATCGGCGGCCTGGCCACCAACCTCTACAGCGCGCCCGGCCTGGCCATGCCCGCCACCACCGGCTTCACCGGCGGCGTGCTGAGCAACCCGCTGACCACCACCCGCAACCAGTTCGACAGCTTCGCCATCGGCGACACCCTGTCCTTCCTCGACGACACCGTGCTGCTCACCCTGGGCGTGCGCCACCAGAGCATCGACACCCGCGGCTACAACTACAACACCGGCGCGCAGACCGACAGCTACGACAAGTCGCGCACCTCCCCGGTGGTCGGCGGCGTGTGGAAGCTGCGCAAGGACGTCTCGGTCTACGCCAACTACATCGAGAGCCTGGCCGCCGCCACCGCCGCGCCCAGCACCGCCGTCAACGTCGGCCAGCTGTTCTCGCCCTATGTCTCCAAGCAGAAGGAGATCGGCGTGAAGTACGACGGCGGCACCCTCGGCGCCGGCGCGGCCTACTTCACCACCAAGAAGCCCAGCGGCTACCTGGACCCGACCAGCAAGATCTACAGCGTGGCCGGCGAGGACAGGCACCAGGGCGTGGAACTGACCGCCTTCGGCGAGCCGATGCGCGGCCTGAAGGTGCTGGGCGGCGTGACCTTCCTCGACGCCAAGCAGGAAAGCACCGCCGGCGGCGCCACCAACGGCAAGAAGGTGATCGGCGTGCCCGATGCCCAGGCCAACATCGGCGTGGAATGGGCCATCCCCGGCGTGCGCGGCCTGGCCGTCGATTCGCAGCTGATCACCACCGGCAAGTTCTACGCCGACGCCGCCAACACCCTGAAGGTGCCCGGCTGGACCCGCCTGGACCTGGGCGTGCGCTACACCACCGAGGTGATGGGCCGTGCCGTCACCCTGCGCGGCCGCATCAACAACGTGGCCGACCGCAGCTACTGGGCCTCGGCCGGCGGCTACTCCGGCAACGGCTACCTGGTACTGGGCGCACCGCGCACCGCCGTGCTCAGCGCCACCTTCGACTTCTGA
- a CDS encoding fasciclin domain-containing protein, with the protein MKKLILAAGVAALLSACAGGMGSNTSSGAMGSGASVMVGGAAMLPTRDIIDNAVNSKDHTTLVAAVKQAGLVDTLKGPGPFTVFAPTNAAFDQLPPATLQALMQPVGKPALVRLLGYHVVPGRLDSNALGQQIRAGGGVATLNTVAGVPLRVRMDGANIVLQDAQGFTATVTTPNVYQSNGVIHVVNRVLIPGN; encoded by the coding sequence ATGAAAAAACTGATTCTGGCCGCCGGCGTCGCCGCCCTGCTGTCCGCCTGTGCCGGCGGCATGGGTTCCAACACCAGTTCGGGCGCCATGGGCTCCGGCGCCTCCGTGATGGTGGGCGGCGCGGCCATGCTGCCGACCCGCGACATCATCGACAACGCCGTCAATTCCAAGGACCACACCACCCTGGTGGCCGCCGTGAAGCAGGCCGGTCTGGTGGATACCTTGAAGGGCCCGGGTCCGTTCACCGTGTTCGCACCGACCAACGCGGCCTTCGACCAGCTGCCGCCCGCCACCCTGCAGGCGCTGATGCAGCCGGTGGGCAAGCCCGCGCTGGTGCGCCTGCTGGGCTACCACGTGGTGCCGGGCCGGCTCGACTCCAACGCGCTGGGCCAGCAGATCCGCGCCGGCGGCGGCGTGGCCACGCTGAACACCGTGGCCGGCGTGCCGTTGCGGGTGCGCATGGACGGCGCCAACATCGTGCTGCAGGACGCGCAGGGCTTCACCGCGACGGTGACCACGCCCAATGTCTACCAGTCCAACGGCGTGATCCACGTGGTCAACCGGGTGCTGATCCCCGGCAACTGA
- the yccS gene encoding YccS family putative transporter, with protein sequence MFRSAPHTFLQRLWTQDAAVMSARVGIVLAAIMAACWHYNRLDYVMPMFLGVIASGIGDTDDGWRGRLRTVIATLVCFLVAASTVQWVFDRHWLFAGLLCAAAFALTLLSAISERYRAIAWSTLVLSVYSATGREHHGDESRWLQVGLLMAGAAAYSVLSVGWAAVFALQPVRRRIAQVYDTLGQYLWLKASMFEPVRGVDIERRRIALAHRNVDVVQALNLAKDALLRRLPPVDPRTGVPPDIGKQESRLLLAQYFIAQDVHERASSSHVGYAELTDAFYHSDVMFRCQRTLALQGSACADVAEAIRLKRDHADDGASALALDDLQGALDHLEQTQPCETAATPANRRARQLRSLRALQQNLSALDLQLASAGRPEPVSLGETLFDSTPRTLGEVFARVRGQLRLQAPVFRHAVRLALALAAAFCVLSFMHADHGYWVLLTTLFVCQPSYGATRKRVLQRVIGTFCGLIAGWAVLRLFPDLLVQAAIAVAAGMVFFAFNKTRYGFATAAVTLVVLLGNNQTSDGAALIVPRMIDTLLGALIASVAVIGILPDWRARRLRPAAALALTTAARYLQAIAAQIGAGKRDDLAYRVARRNAHDADAALSTAVSHVLQEPGLTRGGIDAGIRFLVQSHTLLNYVSALGAHRGEGGGAAGQARFGEVSEQLAAQMNRLAQALRDKDAGLLSPQAEEEALALAESLEQQEDAVASAQLALVSRQLPLLQKAVARLVQPAPGKARG encoded by the coding sequence ATGTTCCGCTCCGCCCCCCACACGTTCCTCCAACGCCTGTGGACCCAGGATGCCGCCGTGATGAGTGCACGTGTGGGCATCGTGCTCGCCGCCATCATGGCGGCCTGCTGGCACTACAACCGCCTCGACTATGTGATGCCGATGTTCCTGGGCGTGATCGCCAGCGGCATCGGCGATACCGACGACGGCTGGCGCGGCCGGCTGCGCACCGTCATCGCCACCCTGGTCTGCTTCCTGGTGGCGGCCTCCACCGTGCAATGGGTGTTCGACCGGCACTGGCTGTTCGCCGGACTGCTCTGCGCCGCGGCCTTCGCGCTGACCCTGCTGAGCGCCATCAGCGAGCGCTACCGGGCCATCGCCTGGTCCACCCTGGTGCTGTCGGTCTACAGCGCCACCGGGCGGGAACACCATGGCGACGAGTCGCGCTGGCTGCAGGTCGGCCTGCTGATGGCGGGCGCGGCGGCGTACAGCGTGCTGTCGGTGGGCTGGGCGGCGGTCTTCGCGCTGCAGCCGGTGCGCCGGCGCATCGCCCAGGTGTACGACACGCTGGGCCAGTACCTGTGGCTCAAGGCGTCGATGTTCGAGCCGGTGCGCGGGGTGGACATCGAACGCCGCCGCATCGCCCTGGCCCACCGCAACGTGGACGTGGTGCAGGCGCTCAACCTGGCCAAGGACGCGCTGCTGCGCCGCCTGCCGCCGGTCGATCCACGCACCGGCGTGCCGCCCGACATCGGCAAGCAGGAAAGCCGGCTGCTGCTGGCCCAGTACTTCATCGCCCAGGACGTGCATGAGCGCGCCAGCTCCTCCCACGTGGGTTACGCCGAGCTGACCGACGCCTTCTATCACAGCGACGTGATGTTCCGCTGCCAGCGCACCCTGGCCCTGCAGGGCAGCGCCTGCGCCGACGTGGCCGAGGCGATCCGCCTGAAACGCGACCATGCCGACGACGGCGCCAGCGCCCTGGCCCTGGACGACCTGCAGGGCGCGCTCGACCACCTGGAACAGACCCAGCCCTGCGAGACCGCCGCCACCCCGGCCAACCGCCGTGCGCGCCAGCTGCGCTCGCTGCGCGCACTGCAGCAGAACCTCTCGGCCCTCGACCTGCAGCTGGCCAGCGCCGGCCGGCCCGAGCCGGTGAGCCTGGGCGAGACGCTGTTCGACTCCACCCCGCGCACGCTGGGCGAGGTCTTCGCCAGGGTGCGCGGCCAGCTGCGGCTGCAGGCGCCGGTCTTCCGCCATGCCGTGCGGCTGGCGCTGGCCCTGGCCGCCGCCTTCTGCGTGCTGAGCTTCATGCATGCCGACCACGGCTACTGGGTGTTGCTGACCACCCTCTTCGTCTGCCAGCCCAGCTACGGAGCCACCCGCAAGCGGGTGCTGCAGCGGGTGATCGGTACCTTCTGTGGGCTGATCGCCGGCTGGGCCGTGCTGCGGCTGTTTCCCGACCTGCTGGTGCAGGCGGCGATCGCGGTGGCGGCCGGCATGGTGTTCTTCGCCTTCAACAAGACCCGCTACGGCTTCGCCACCGCCGCCGTCACCCTGGTCGTGCTGCTGGGCAACAACCAGACCAGCGACGGCGCCGCCCTGATCGTGCCGCGCATGATCGACACCCTGCTGGGCGCGCTGATCGCCTCGGTCGCGGTGATCGGCATCCTGCCCGACTGGCGCGCCCGCCGGCTGCGGCCCGCCGCCGCGCTGGCGCTGACGACCGCCGCGCGCTACCTGCAGGCCATCGCCGCGCAGATCGGCGCCGGCAAACGCGATGACCTGGCCTACCGGGTGGCGCGGCGCAATGCGCACGATGCCGATGCGGCGCTCTCCACCGCCGTCTCCCATGTGCTGCAGGAGCCTGGCCTGACACGCGGCGGCATCGATGCGGGCATCCGTTTCCTGGTGCAGTCGCACACGCTGCTCAACTATGTGTCGGCACTGGGCGCCCATCGGGGCGAAGGCGGGGGAGCGGCCGGGCAGGCGCGCTTCGGGGAAGTATCGGAACAGCTGGCGGCGCAGATGAACCGGCTGGCGCAGGCCTTGCGCGACAAGGATGCGGGCCTGCTCTCGCCCCAGGCCGAGGAGGAGGCGCTGGCCTTGGCGGAATCGCTGGAGCAGCAGGAAGACGCCGTCGCCTCCGCGCAGCTGGCGCTGGTCAGCCGGCAGCTGCCGCTGCTGCAGAAGGCGGTCGCCCGCCTGGTCCAGCCGGCGCCCGGCAAGGCGCGCGGCTGA
- the nrdR gene encoding transcriptional regulator NrdR — MKCPFCAHPDTQVIDTRVAEDATFVRRRRRCGACDKRFTTYERPDLSFPAIVKKDGRRVDFKPEKLRASMDLALRKRPVGVEQVDSAVERIEEALLTTGMREIASNKLGELVMRELRRLDKVAYVRFASVYRSFEDIDEFKTLVDEVVRT; from the coding sequence ATGAAGTGCCCCTTCTGCGCCCACCCCGACACCCAGGTGATCGACACCCGGGTGGCCGAGGACGCGACTTTCGTCCGGCGCCGCCGGCGCTGCGGCGCCTGCGACAAACGCTTCACCACCTACGAGCGGCCGGACCTGAGCTTTCCGGCCATCGTGAAGAAGGACGGCCGCCGGGTCGACTTCAAGCCCGAGAAGCTGCGTGCTTCGATGGACCTGGCCTTGCGCAAGCGCCCGGTCGGCGTGGAGCAGGTCGACAGCGCCGTCGAACGCATCGAGGAAGCGCTGCTGACCACCGGCATGCGCGAGATCGCCTCCAACAAGCTCGGCGAGCTGGTCATGCGCGAGCTGCGGCGGCTGGACAAGGTGGCCTATGTGCGTTTTGCCAGCGTCTACCGCAGCTTCGAGGACATCGACGAATTCAAGACCCTGGTCGATGAAGTCGTGAGGACCTGA
- the glyA gene encoding serine hydroxymethyltransferase, giving the protein MYDRSILVEQADPEIFAAIQAENLRQEQHIELIASENYASPAVMWAQGTQLTNKYAEGYPGKRYYGGCEFVDIAEKLAIDRIKQIFGADAANVQPHCGASANEAVFLAFLKPGDTIMGMSLAEGGHLTHGMPLNMSGKWFNVVSYGLDKNEAIDYDAMEAKAREHKPKLIVAGASAYSLHIDFERFAKIAKEVGAIFMVDMAHYAGLIAAGVYPNPVPHADIVTSTTHKSLRGPRGGIILMKAEHEKAINSAIFPGLQGGPLMHVIAAKAVAFKEAMAPEFKAYQQQVVTNARIVAETLTERGLRIVSGGTQSHVMLVDLRAKGITGKEAEAVLGSAHMTINKNAIPNDPEKPMVTSGVRIGTPAMTTRGFKDAEARATAHLVADVLDNPRDEANIAAVREKVHALTSRFPVYK; this is encoded by the coding sequence ATGTACGACCGTTCCATCCTCGTAGAACAAGCCGACCCCGAAATCTTCGCCGCCATCCAGGCCGAGAACCTCCGCCAGGAACAGCACATCGAACTCATCGCCAGCGAGAACTACGCGTCTCCCGCGGTGATGTGGGCCCAGGGCACGCAGCTCACCAACAAGTACGCCGAGGGCTATCCCGGCAAGCGCTACTACGGCGGCTGCGAGTTCGTGGACATCGCCGAGAAGCTGGCGATCGACCGCATCAAGCAGATCTTCGGTGCCGACGCCGCCAACGTGCAGCCGCATTGCGGCGCCTCGGCCAACGAAGCCGTGTTCCTGGCCTTCCTCAAGCCCGGCGACACCATCATGGGCATGAGCCTGGCCGAAGGCGGCCACCTCACCCACGGCATGCCGCTGAACATGTCGGGCAAGTGGTTCAACGTGGTCTCCTACGGCCTCGACAAGAACGAAGCCATCGACTACGACGCCATGGAAGCCAAGGCGCGCGAACACAAGCCCAAGCTGATCGTGGCCGGTGCCTCGGCCTACAGCCTGCACATCGATTTCGAGCGTTTCGCCAAGATCGCCAAGGAAGTCGGCGCGATCTTCATGGTGGACATGGCCCACTACGCCGGCCTGATCGCCGCGGGTGTCTATCCCAACCCGGTGCCGCATGCCGACATCGTCACCTCCACCACCCACAAGAGCCTGCGCGGCCCGCGCGGCGGCATCATCCTGATGAAGGCCGAGCACGAGAAGGCGATCAACAGCGCCATCTTCCCCGGCCTGCAGGGCGGCCCGCTGATGCATGTGATCGCCGCCAAGGCGGTGGCCTTCAAGGAAGCCATGGCGCCGGAGTTCAAGGCCTACCAGCAGCAGGTCGTCACCAACGCCCGCATCGTGGCCGAGACGCTGACCGAGCGCGGCCTGCGCATCGTCAGCGGCGGCACGCAGAGCCACGTCATGCTGGTCGACCTGCGCGCCAAGGGCATCACCGGCAAGGAAGCCGAGGCCGTCCTGGGCAGCGCCCACATGACGATCAACAAGAACGCCATCCCCAATGACCCGGAAAAGCCGATGGTGACCAGCGGCGTGCGTATCGGCACCCCGGCCATGACCACCCGCGGCTTCAAGGACGCGGAAGCCCGCGCCACCGCCCACCTGGTGGCCGACGTGCTGGACAACCCGCGCGACGAGGCGAACATCGCCGCGGTGCGCGAGAAGGTCCATGCCCTCACCTCGCGTTTCCCTGTCTACAAGTAA
- a CDS encoding lytic transglycosylase domain-containing protein: MNALDKTFSGLRTFASDVAEGFFEITHNSFAMLGLFTVLAVAILGARPDLRNAGEDQLRGWLQERQAALLGMPLQLGAVDRATAANPKELPKAQAAVAYWLSRKYSVAPEPISALVAEAFSLGAKNKLDPTMILAVMAVESSFNPFAQSPIGAQGLMQVMTNVHSDKYQNFGGHFAAFDPVTNLRVGVRVLQECIGKAGSLEGGLRYYVGAANIEDGGYVAKVMAEHSRLLAVAAGRSVPTFTPAAPAPALPSVRPAAPLPVASPSNVEPAQAVADKVAALGDFDTAVPH, translated from the coding sequence ATGAACGCATTGGACAAGACGTTTTCAGGACTGCGGACCTTCGCCTCCGACGTCGCCGAAGGCTTCTTCGAAATCACCCACAACAGCTTTGCCATGCTGGGCCTGTTCACCGTGCTGGCCGTGGCGATCCTGGGCGCCCGCCCGGACCTGCGCAACGCCGGCGAGGACCAGCTGCGCGGCTGGCTGCAGGAGCGCCAGGCCGCCCTGCTCGGCATGCCGCTGCAGCTCGGCGCGGTGGACCGCGCCACGGCCGCCAACCCCAAGGAGCTGCCCAAGGCGCAGGCCGCCGTGGCCTACTGGCTCAGCCGCAAGTACAGCGTGGCGCCGGAGCCGATCAGCGCGCTGGTGGCCGAGGCCTTCAGCCTGGGCGCCAAGAACAAGCTCGACCCGACCATGATCCTGGCCGTGATGGCGGTGGAATCCAGCTTCAACCCCTTCGCCCAGAGCCCCATCGGCGCGCAGGGGCTGATGCAGGTGATGACCAATGTGCACAGCGACAAGTACCAGAACTTCGGCGGCCATTTCGCCGCCTTCGATCCGGTGACCAACCTGCGGGTGGGCGTGCGGGTGCTGCAGGAATGCATAGGCAAGGCCGGCTCGCTCGAAGGCGGCCTGCGCTACTACGTGGGCGCGGCCAATATCGAGGACGGCGGCTATGTCGCCAAGGTGATGGCCGAACACAGCCGCCTACTGGCCGTAGCCGCCGGCCGCTCGGTGCCCACCTTCACGCCGGCCGCCCCCGCGCCCGCCCTGCCCTCGGTGCGGCCGGCCGCACCGCTGCCGGTGGCCTCGCCTTCCAATGTGGAGCCGGCCCAGGCGGTGGCCGACAAGGTGGCCGCGCTCGGCGACTTCGATACCGCCGTGCCGCACTGA